Genomic segment of uncultured Tolumonas sp.:
GCGCTGGAATGCCGGCTGCACGCATCAGGAAAGTAAAACTGCTGGCGAAATGAGCACAAAAACCACGCCGGGAGCCAAACATAAAATCATCGATCTGATCGCTGCCTTGCAGTGGTGGTGGCTCTAACGTGTAGCTAAAGCCATGGCTGGCAAAATAGCGCATCGCCGCTTGTGCCAATTGCCGATCATCAAAATTATTCAGGCGTAATTCAGCGGCGAGAGTACGCACTTGCGGGTTTCCCTGCGGTAATTGCAAGTTAAGTTGCCGCTGATAACCGGCTAACTGCGTTTGCAGTGTGGTTTGCGGGAAATAACTTAATGGGATCTGTTTTTTCTGCTGTAACAATTTCGGTGAATAGAGGCTCATCACGGGAGTGAGTAGCGCTTCGTCATTCTCTGGTCGCGACAGATCGAGGCTGTATAACCAATGTTGATTGCTGGGCTCCACTATTAAGCGATAAGTGCTGGCCGGCCCTTGCCAGCGGATGAGTTGCCGTAATGGTGTGGCAGCCGTAAACGGGTTGGCTTGTTGTTGATACCATTGGCGTAAAGAGGGTGCCACCCGCCAGGTTTTGCCATCAAATTCTTCATGCACCAGTGCCCGCCAGTAACGTTGATTTTCCGGCGGTAAGGGCCCGTCAAAGCTGGCACGAAATGCCAGTGCGCTGGAGCGGGAAAGTTGCGCGATATCGCCCGGCGTCACCTCTTCATTAAGACCGGTCGTGGCACTTTTGAGATCAGGTATGCGCCACATCGGCCCTAAATGCGGGATCAGTAAAAACAGCACCGCCATCAAAGGCAGACTTTGCAGTAGCAGACGTAACCCCAGTCGCCATTGTGCCTTGTAGTTGTTGGTCTGATAAATCGACAGCAGAGCTATGGTGTTAATGCCAGCCACTAGCAGCAGGTAGATGGTAAACGCCAGCCCCTGCTGATAGATCAGCGCCAGCGCCACCAGAAAATAGAGCGATAACACATGCAGGCTGAGGTGACGGCGACTGGAAAATTCGAGAAATTTCAGTGTAC
This window contains:
- a CDS encoding DUF3488 and transglutaminase-like domain-containing protein, whose translation is MKTTEHLSVTLGQQTLNWLSLSYLLMVLPLYGELHPAIYACALFTIGWRYAIARGQLKPPSLWLKNALALLGMGFIAYLWRSSGFLPAMFNLLVLGCTLKFLEFSSRRHLSLHVLSLYFLVALALIYQQGLAFTIYLLLVAGINTIALLSIYQTNNYKAQWRLGLRLLLQSLPLMAVLFLLIPHLGPMWRIPDLKSATTGLNEEVTPGDIAQLSRSSALAFRASFDGPLPPENQRYWRALVHEEFDGKTWRVAPSLRQWYQQQANPFTAATPLRQLIRWQGPASTYRLIVEPSNQHWLYSLDLSRPENDEALLTPVMSLYSPKLLQQKKQIPLSYFPQTTLQTQLAGYQRQLNLQLPQGNPQVRTLAAELRLNNFDDRQLAQAAMRYFASHGFSYTLEPPPLQGSDQIDDFMFGSRRGFCAHFASSFTFLMRAAGIPARMVTGYLGGEYHTEGNYLSLYQFDAHAWSEVWIDNRWQRFDPTLMVASDRVSRSIDDILPAAETRLRDPFSLTSYRNLLFFAQLHQYLAAIDYRWTSWVLNYNNQSQEQLLRELFGHHIWGRLFAMLGGLFLVIGVALGIHWLARQRVKQDPLVQAYLQACRRLAHRGFIRQNGETPQAFVQQLQAANHPAAPIMQQLTGHYLAARYAQADNKQAIRQIKILTRQL